A part of Alkalispirochaeta americana genomic DNA contains:
- a CDS encoding transaldolase family protein, whose product MSAYQSPLHEMSQTTPTDYWNDSSATDELEYGIQHGAVGATTNPVIVVDVLKKSFSDWEGRIREIIGELPTATEDDIAWKLIDEMAIKAAKLLEPVFEKTGGKKGRLSMQTNAKFYRDAEAMVKQSLHFAQVIPNLNVKMPVTEAGVKAIEEVTYHGISVNATVSFTVPQALAVAEAVERGLKRREAEGLDNSKMAPVCTIMVGRTDDWMKVVTNRENIIVNPDYLEWAGVAVFKNAYRIYQEKGYTTRLLAAAYRNHYHWSQFIGGDVVLTIPCKWAKRFNGSDVTVEERMSKPVDPAIIKELSSKIEDFRRAYEPDGMTPAEFDTYGANVRTLRQFIGGYAELCQIIRDLMIPNPDK is encoded by the coding sequence ATGAGTGCCTATCAAAGCCCCCTGCACGAAATGAGCCAGACAACCCCTACAGACTACTGGAACGATTCAAGCGCCACGGACGAATTGGAGTACGGGATACAGCACGGCGCGGTGGGGGCCACCACAAACCCTGTCATTGTGGTGGACGTCCTCAAAAAGAGCTTTTCCGACTGGGAAGGCCGCATCCGCGAGATCATCGGGGAACTCCCCACCGCCACCGAGGACGATATAGCCTGGAAACTGATCGATGAAATGGCCATAAAGGCGGCCAAATTGCTTGAACCTGTCTTCGAGAAGACCGGTGGAAAAAAAGGCCGCCTCTCCATGCAGACCAACGCCAAGTTCTATCGGGACGCCGAAGCGATGGTGAAGCAGTCCCTTCATTTTGCCCAGGTTATCCCGAATCTGAACGTGAAGATGCCCGTCACCGAGGCCGGTGTAAAAGCGATTGAAGAGGTCACCTATCACGGGATAAGCGTGAACGCCACGGTCTCTTTCACCGTTCCCCAGGCTCTTGCCGTGGCCGAAGCGGTTGAGCGGGGCCTGAAACGCCGCGAAGCCGAGGGACTGGACAACTCCAAAATGGCTCCCGTTTGTACCATCATGGTGGGGCGCACCGACGACTGGATGAAGGTTGTCACCAACAGGGAAAACATCATCGTGAACCCCGATTACCTGGAATGGGCCGGTGTCGCGGTCTTCAAGAACGCCTACCGGATCTACCAGGAAAAGGGCTACACCACCCGACTTCTGGCGGCTGCCTACCGAAACCACTACCACTGGTCCCAGTTCATCGGAGGCGACGTGGTTCTTACCATTCCCTGCAAGTGGGCCAAACGCTTTAACGGCTCCGACGTGACCGTGGAAGAGCGCATGAGCAAACCCGTGGATCCGGCGATCATCAAGGAACTTTCCTCAAAGATTGAAGATTTCCGCCGCGCCTACGAACCCGACGGGATGACCCCTGCCGAGTTTGACACCTACGGGGCAAACGTTCGCACCCTGCGACAGTTCATTGGCGGATATGCCGAGCTGTGTCAGATCATCCGGGATCTGATGATCCCGAACCCTGACAAATAA
- a CDS encoding aldehyde dehydrogenase family protein, whose translation MSIVQEKLARARAAQKQIEHYSQEEIDALVAAAGWEIYKTESAEACARLAHEETGLGVYEDKLLKHQKKILGTLRDLHGVKSVGVLEEDPEKGLIKIIKPVGVVGALIPVTNPTSSVGGNGLAILKNRNAVIFAPHPKGKGCSGLAAQKLRDGIRKAGGPEDLVQWIEEPTVDLTQELMEVVDLVVATGGPGMVKAAYSSGTPAYGVGAGNAVVIVDETADRKDAAKKIALGKTFDNATSCSAENSLVIESSIYSAMVEELKQQGGYLCNAEEKAKLKAAMWPDGHTLNRAVVAQSAGKIASLAGFSVPESTRFIMVEAGKVEPQELFAGEKLSVVMTLWKYSGFPQAIQFVQDITAFSGYGHSCGIHTTRDDRIMELGLQAPVSRIMVRQAQSAANSGNYDNGMPFSLTLGCGTWGGNMTTENIAYWHFRNVTWVSKPIPAVLPDEEKIFGNHWATLGR comes from the coding sequence ATGAGCATAGTACAGGAAAAACTGGCCCGTGCGCGGGCAGCACAAAAGCAGATAGAACACTACTCCCAGGAAGAGATCGACGCCCTGGTGGCGGCGGCCGGCTGGGAGATCTACAAAACCGAGAGCGCCGAGGCCTGTGCCCGCCTTGCCCACGAGGAAACCGGCCTGGGAGTCTATGAAGACAAGCTCCTGAAGCACCAGAAAAAAATTCTGGGAACCCTGCGGGATCTTCACGGGGTAAAGTCCGTGGGCGTTCTTGAGGAAGATCCCGAAAAAGGTCTGATCAAGATCATCAAACCCGTGGGTGTGGTGGGAGCGTTGATCCCTGTGACCAACCCCACCTCCTCGGTGGGAGGAAACGGTTTGGCGATCCTGAAAAACCGCAACGCCGTTATCTTTGCTCCCCACCCCAAGGGTAAGGGATGCTCCGGCCTGGCGGCACAGAAGCTGCGCGACGGAATCCGGAAGGCTGGAGGCCCCGAAGATCTGGTTCAGTGGATCGAGGAGCCCACGGTGGATCTCACTCAGGAGCTGATGGAAGTGGTTGATCTGGTGGTTGCCACGGGCGGCCCCGGCATGGTGAAAGCCGCCTACTCCAGCGGAACCCCCGCCTACGGCGTGGGCGCAGGAAACGCCGTGGTGATCGTTGACGAGACAGCCGACAGAAAAGACGCTGCAAAAAAGATTGCCCTGGGCAAGACCTTTGATAACGCCACGAGTTGCTCCGCCGAGAACTCCCTGGTGATCGAGTCCTCGATCTACAGCGCCATGGTGGAAGAGCTGAAGCAGCAGGGTGGATACCTTTGCAACGCCGAGGAGAAGGCCAAGCTGAAAGCTGCCATGTGGCCCGACGGCCACACCCTGAACAGGGCCGTTGTCGCCCAAAGCGCCGGAAAAATCGCGAGTCTCGCCGGGTTCTCCGTTCCCGAGTCAACCCGGTTCATTATGGTGGAGGCCGGGAAGGTAGAACCCCAGGAACTCTTCGCCGGGGAGAAGCTCTCGGTGGTGATGACCCTCTGGAAATACAGCGGGTTTCCCCAGGCGATTCAGTTCGTTCAAGATATCACGGCTTTCTCCGGCTACGGTCACTCCTGCGGTATTCATACCACCCGGGATGACCGCATCATGGAGCTGGGCCTCCAGGCACCGGTAAGTCGTATCATGGTTCGCCAGGCCCAGAGCGCCGCCAACAGCGGAAACTACGATAACGGCATGCCCTTCTCTCTTACCCTGGGGTGCGGAACCTGGGGCGGCAACATGACCACGGAAAATATCGCCTACTGGCATTTCCGGAATGTCACCTGGGTGTCCAAGCCCATTCCCGCTGTTCTCCCCGACGAGGAGAAAATTTTCGGGAACCATTGGGCAACGCTGGGCCGATAG
- a CDS encoding FadR/GntR family transcriptional regulator, protein MDLYSSTENAHISQQTVVAQVMAHLKEVIASGKYRPGDRLPTEKELSEMLGVGRSSVREAIKVFQHLGVVESRAAKGTFLRERANISSEAIAWALLLGDDDLQDVMELREAIESVCFARLTQELASGSDSARQVLKALQEQVSVMEQAAATNQVQDLVEADYRFHGHIVRAGGNQLFRALYSSLHAFLSEEIRSSYTEMSELSEAARDHAEIVEVIQKRSPEQSCLRHREHFERTRKLLKLNV, encoded by the coding sequence ATGGATTTGTACTCATCGACCGAGAACGCGCATATTTCGCAACAAACCGTTGTTGCCCAGGTTATGGCTCACCTCAAAGAAGTTATCGCCTCGGGAAAATACCGCCCCGGCGACCGCCTCCCCACGGAAAAAGAACTCTCCGAGATGCTCGGTGTGGGGCGATCTTCTGTTCGTGAGGCCATTAAGGTTTTTCAGCATCTTGGTGTTGTGGAGTCCCGGGCAGCAAAAGGGACATTTCTCCGGGAACGGGCAAACATCTCATCCGAAGCGATCGCCTGGGCTCTGCTCCTGGGGGATGATGACCTTCAGGACGTGATGGAACTGCGCGAAGCGATCGAAAGCGTCTGCTTTGCCCGCCTCACCCAGGAGCTTGCCAGCGGTTCCGATTCAGCCCGACAGGTGCTGAAAGCACTCCAGGAGCAAGTCTCCGTGATGGAACAGGCGGCGGCCACCAACCAGGTACAGGATCTGGTGGAGGCCGACTACCGTTTTCACGGCCACATTGTCCGGGCAGGCGGAAACCAGCTCTTCCGGGCGCTCTACTCCAGTCTCCACGCCTTTCTGAGTGAGGAGATCCGTTCGTCCTATACCGAGATGTCAGAACTTTCCGAGGCAGCCCGGGATCACGCCGAGATCGTGGAGGTCATCCAGAAGCGATCTCCCGAGCAATCCTGCCTGCGCCACCGGGAGCATTTCGAGCGCACCCGGAAGCTGCTCAAACTGAACGTATAG
- a CDS encoding glycerophosphodiester phosphodiesterase: protein MKYSQRVLVTAHTGCENTRANTAESFLAGIEAGADLIEVDIRSSRDGIPVLHHDEELTNSRGDRRSIADCTYEEARAFMADEPELLPSLEEIFSLAKGKSCLVNLDLKDPGSLGYIRRLLSSWSLEDGVVFTGCNAEWARMITGEFPRLQVMLNASELQDIPLAMEDYEAYARLTCRSAREAGCCGINLHHRLCQPFLVDYAHRRFLPVSVWTVNDKETMEDLIGQGVSSITTMEPRKLMGLQGLLPEQEGCASAAIRSV from the coding sequence ATGAAATATTCGCAGCGGGTACTGGTTACAGCCCACACAGGGTGCGAGAACACCAGGGCAAACACGGCGGAGTCCTTTCTTGCCGGAATAGAAGCGGGGGCTGACCTGATAGAAGTGGACATCAGGAGCAGTCGCGACGGGATACCCGTGCTCCATCACGATGAAGAGCTGACCAACTCCCGGGGCGATCGGCGTTCCATTGCCGATTGCACCTACGAAGAGGCCCGGGCCTTCATGGCTGATGAGCCAGAGTTGCTTCCTTCTCTGGAAGAGATCTTTTCTCTGGCAAAGGGTAAGTCCTGTCTTGTCAATCTTGATCTGAAAGACCCCGGAAGCCTTGGCTATATTCGGAGGCTCCTCTCGTCGTGGAGCCTGGAGGATGGTGTGGTCTTTACGGGGTGCAACGCCGAGTGGGCAAGGATGATCACCGGGGAGTTCCCCCGGTTGCAGGTGATGCTCAACGCCTCGGAGCTCCAGGACATTCCCCTAGCCATGGAGGATTACGAGGCCTACGCTCGATTAACCTGCCGGAGCGCCCGCGAAGCAGGATGCTGCGGGATCAATCTTCACCACCGCCTGTGCCAGCCCTTTCTGGTGGACTACGCCCACCGGCGGTTTCTCCCGGTTTCTGTCTGGACAGTGAACGACAAGGAAACCATGGAGGATTTAATCGGCCAGGGGGTTTCCTCGATCACCACCATGGAGCCCCGGAAGCTCATGGGGCTTCAGGGACTCCTGCCGGAACAGGAGGGGTGCGCTTCTGCCGCTATACGTTCAGTTTGA
- a CDS encoding carbohydrate ABC transporter permease, translating into MTEMYRFRFYLQRALFWITLVAFLAVIVAPIYWMVNTSLKTPREVISPIPTFFPQTPTLQNYGNVFSAGIWRNFYNTVVVAVSSTASSIVLAFLASYALVRFRFPLKINRLFLIWVLVVRILPPIVLAVPLFTVFNQVRLINTLAGLIIAFQIYTLPYSIWIIYGFLKSLPLEFEEAAMIDGASPGRVLVSIVAPLVRTGVIATSIFSLILAWNEFLFALLFVRTPRLLTLPVVISRYIGEYSTQWGELMAIGLMASLPILVFSNLVYRQLTQGFSMSLK; encoded by the coding sequence ATGACTGAGATGTACCGATTTCGTTTCTACCTGCAAAGAGCGCTCTTCTGGATCACTCTGGTGGCCTTTCTGGCAGTCATTGTTGCCCCAATCTACTGGATGGTGAACACCTCCCTGAAGACCCCTCGGGAGGTGATCAGCCCCATTCCCACGTTTTTCCCCCAAACACCGACCCTGCAGAATTACGGAAACGTCTTTTCTGCCGGGATCTGGCGGAACTTCTACAACACCGTGGTTGTGGCAGTCTCTTCAACCGCTTCGTCGATCGTCCTGGCCTTTCTCGCTTCCTACGCCCTGGTGCGGTTCAGGTTTCCCCTGAAGATCAACCGGCTCTTCCTGATCTGGGTCCTGGTGGTTCGAATATTGCCTCCCATCGTTCTGGCGGTTCCGCTCTTTACCGTTTTTAACCAGGTGCGGTTGATCAACACCCTGGCGGGGCTGATCATTGCCTTCCAGATCTATACGCTTCCCTACTCCATATGGATTATCTACGGCTTTCTGAAGTCCCTGCCCCTGGAGTTCGAGGAAGCGGCGATGATCGATGGAGCTTCTCCGGGGAGGGTTCTGGTCTCTATTGTGGCTCCCCTGGTGAGAACCGGTGTGATTGCCACGTCGATTTTCAGTCTTATTCTCGCCTGGAACGAGTTTCTCTTTGCCCTGCTCTTTGTACGCACGCCCCGGCTTCTCACTCTGCCGGTGGTGATCTCGCGGTATATCGGGGAGTACTCAACCCAGTGGGGTGAACTCATGGCGATTGGTTTGATGGCGTCGCTGCCGATTCTTGTTTTTTCGAACCTGGTGTACCGGCAGCTAACCCAGGGTTTCTCCATGAGCTTGAAGTGA
- a CDS encoding carbohydrate ABC transporter permease, whose protein sequence is MRNTDRLAHNAFFYAIFAPALIIILFLTTYPIGTILRDSFYEYDFITGSRLFIGFENYSRIIGEELFQRSFQNTVLFTFGASFLEVFLGVLIAFLLYRDFRGKRAASLVIIFPMIISTMVICAIWQIFYHYEIGLFNYLLGILGVAPVGWLTDRQMALFSIILVDIWQWTPFAFLIIQAGMSSIPRELFEAARIDGARSSQIAFKVTLPILSGQILLVLMLRTLDTFRLFDKVYALTGGGPANATQTLSFFIYREGFSFFNFGRASAASVITLFFVSFLALFYVRKLLREDD, encoded by the coding sequence ATGAGAAACACAGATCGGTTGGCCCACAACGCTTTTTTCTACGCAATTTTTGCGCCGGCGTTGATCATCATTCTTTTTTTGACAACCTACCCAATCGGGACAATTCTGCGCGATTCTTTCTACGAGTATGATTTTATCACGGGATCGCGACTGTTTATCGGATTTGAAAATTACAGCCGGATAATCGGCGAGGAACTCTTTCAGCGATCCTTCCAGAATACGGTGCTTTTCACCTTTGGGGCCAGTTTTCTGGAAGTTTTTCTGGGAGTGCTTATTGCGTTTTTGCTCTACCGGGATTTCCGGGGAAAACGGGCAGCTTCGCTGGTGATCATCTTCCCCATGATCATCTCCACCATGGTGATCTGCGCTATCTGGCAGATCTTTTATCACTACGAGATAGGGCTCTTTAACTATCTTTTGGGGATTCTGGGGGTTGCCCCCGTGGGATGGCTCACGGACAGACAGATGGCCCTCTTTTCCATCATTCTGGTGGACATCTGGCAATGGACCCCTTTTGCCTTCCTGATCATCCAGGCTGGCATGAGCTCCATTCCCAGGGAGCTCTTCGAGGCGGCTCGGATAGACGGAGCCCGGTCCTCCCAGATCGCTTTCAAGGTAACGCTGCCCATTCTTTCGGGACAGATCCTGCTGGTGCTCATGCTCAGAACCCTGGACACCTTCCGGCTCTTTGACAAGGTCTACGCATTAACCGGCGGAGGGCCCGCCAACGCGACCCAGACCCTCTCCTTCTTTATCTACCGCGAGGGCTTCTCCTTTTTCAACTTTGGGCGGGCCAGCGCAGCGTCGGTGATCACGCTCTTCTTTGTTTCCTTTCTTGCCCTCTTTTATGTCCGAAAACTGCTCCGGGAGGATGACTGA
- a CDS encoding extracellular solute-binding protein produces the protein MKRMCLVLVVLMLCAATVFAGGKREEGVTTLTIAGRDGAFGTAMELATQEYTRQNPNVRFEILKLSGAELMEQTVIELRGGTGAFDVLLVDDPFLPRIQEAGWLVNLDTLYREKGLEIDPDLVENMVNVGRYPHPSGDLYALPHVGNVALFAYRHDIAARYGYSAIDTWSDVLDIAQRVAAEGDDTVPVLFRGVQGNPIVTGFLPLFWAFGADILVDGKPAFDTPEALAAVEFFLELAEYAPAGVTAYQSTQVRDALMSGAGAMAIEVWPGWIGDLENPEQSNVVGQVSIAAHPGQVKGSSSMIGAWMVGIPRDSRNIDAAFDFIQYLTSAPVQEMMADETGIPPTRHSVHHISRLQEKYPWYPAQLAGQISGSVRPRTDYWPQIETTFGDYLQRALVGEVSAEEALQQIQRRVTEILR, from the coding sequence ATGAAACGGATGTGTTTGGTGCTGGTTGTGCTGATGCTTTGTGCAGCAACGGTTTTTGCCGGCGGAAAGAGGGAAGAAGGGGTTACCACCCTGACTATTGCCGGTCGTGACGGGGCCTTTGGAACGGCCATGGAGCTTGCTACGCAGGAGTATACCCGCCAGAACCCGAATGTGCGCTTTGAAATTCTCAAGCTCTCCGGGGCGGAGCTCATGGAGCAAACTGTTATCGAGCTTCGGGGTGGAACGGGTGCGTTCGACGTTCTTTTGGTGGATGACCCCTTCCTCCCCAGAATTCAGGAGGCAGGATGGCTTGTGAATCTGGACACCCTCTACCGGGAAAAGGGTCTGGAGATCGACCCCGATCTGGTGGAGAACATGGTGAACGTGGGACGCTATCCCCATCCCTCGGGTGATCTCTACGCCCTGCCTCACGTAGGAAACGTAGCTCTCTTTGCCTATCGTCACGATATTGCTGCACGCTATGGCTACAGCGCGATCGATACCTGGAGTGATGTTCTTGATATCGCGCAGCGTGTTGCCGCCGAGGGTGACGACACCGTGCCGGTGCTCTTTCGCGGTGTCCAGGGCAACCCCATCGTGACAGGGTTCTTGCCGCTCTTCTGGGCCTTTGGTGCCGATATTCTGGTCGATGGAAAGCCTGCCTTTGACACGCCGGAAGCGCTGGCAGCGGTGGAGTTCTTTCTGGAGCTGGCCGAGTACGCTCCCGCCGGAGTTACCGCCTACCAGTCCACCCAGGTGCGTGATGCGCTTATGTCCGGTGCCGGTGCCATGGCTATCGAGGTCTGGCCGGGCTGGATCGGAGATCTGGAAAACCCCGAGCAGTCGAACGTGGTGGGACAAGTCTCGATCGCAGCTCATCCGGGTCAGGTCAAGGGCTCTTCGTCCATGATCGGTGCCTGGATGGTGGGCATCCCCCGGGATTCCCGGAACATCGATGCTGCCTTTGATTTTATCCAGTATCTCACCAGTGCGCCCGTGCAGGAAATGATGGCTGATGAGACAGGGATTCCTCCCACACGTCATAGTGTGCATCATATTTCCCGACTCCAGGAAAAATATCCCTGGTATCCGGCTCAGCTGGCGGGACAGATCTCAGGATCCGTACGTCCCAGAACCGACTACTGGCCCCAGATAGAGACCACCTTCGGTGATTATCTCCAGCGTGCGCTGGTGGGCGAGGTTTCTGCCGAAGAGGCTCTGCAGCAGATCCAGCGGCGGGTAACGGAGATTCTGCGGTAA
- a CDS encoding FadR/GntR family transcriptional regulator: MNHYLEEETPIAQRTVVAQVMARLKDLIASGHYRPGTRIPTEKDLAQMFGVGRSSIREAIKVFQHLGVLESRTAKGTYVRGRAHVSSEAITWALLLGEDDLRDVLELREVIENICFSRLGESLTKADPGALKTLEMLDQQILIMEEAAEHHEISRMVEADYRFHELIVEAGGNRLFCALYASLHAFMSEEIRTSYIKMQDLHEVALDHADIVRTLRLEAPAIALRRHGRHFRRIRKLLHLPSTAPGGSADRALPEATAPEVTAPEAASLEPTALAT, encoded by the coding sequence ATGAACCATTATCTTGAAGAAGAAACCCCCATCGCGCAACGAACAGTAGTTGCGCAAGTCATGGCTCGGCTCAAAGACCTGATCGCCTCCGGACATTATCGGCCCGGCACCCGCATTCCCACAGAGAAGGATCTTGCCCAGATGTTCGGGGTGGGCCGGTCTTCAATCCGGGAGGCGATCAAGGTATTCCAGCACCTGGGGGTCCTGGAATCCCGCACCGCCAAGGGGACCTATGTCCGGGGGCGAGCCCACGTCTCGTCCGAGGCAATAACCTGGGCGTTGCTCCTGGGAGAGGACGATCTTCGCGATGTTCTGGAACTGCGCGAGGTGATAGAAAACATCTGCTTCAGCCGCTTGGGCGAATCCCTGACCAAGGCCGATCCAGGGGCGCTAAAAACCCTGGAGATGCTGGATCAGCAGATCCTCATCATGGAAGAGGCCGCAGAACACCACGAGATCAGCCGCATGGTGGAGGCCGACTACCGGTTCCACGAGCTGATTGTGGAGGCCGGCGGAAACAGGCTCTTCTGTGCCCTCTATGCAAGTCTCCACGCCTTCATGAGCGAGGAGATCCGGACCTCCTACATCAAGATGCAGGATCTTCACGAGGTTGCCCTGGATCATGCCGATATCGTGCGAACCCTTCGCCTGGAAGCTCCGGCAATAGCCCTCCGCCGCCATGGCCGCCACTTCAGAAGAATCAGAAAACTCCTGCACCTTCCTTCGACTGCCCCGGGAGGTTCCGCAGACCGGGCGCTTCCCGAGGCGACTGCACCCGAGGTAACTGCACCCGAGGCAGCGTCCCTGGAACCAACGGCTCTGGCAACATAA
- the iolD gene encoding 3D-(3,5/4)-trihydroxycyclohexane-1,2-dione acylhydrolase (decyclizing) translates to MKTVRMTMAQALLRFLDNQYLEADGQEYKFVEGIFGIFGHGNVVGLGEAIVETEHNLVFRQGKNEQAMAHAAIGFAKQQNRRQIYAVTSSVGPGALNMVTAAATATVNRIPVLFLPGDTYACRQPDPVLQQVENEFDLNVTANDAFKPVSKFWDRVSRPEQLMSSLIHAMRVLTDPAQTGAVTIGIPQDTQAESYDYPESFFRKRVHRVNRPQLPENALERLTDLVAGSKKPLMICGGGVRYSEAREAFGKIAEEFGLPFGETQAGKGTLAWDHAWNLGGIGVTGGEAANVIARDADLLIAVGTRLGDFTTASKIAFQNPDLKVAAININSFDSFKMDAESFVGDAREVLNQVAQKLRDRRYRSAYTTEVSQAREAWTTEVDRLYSEEDPQGLSQTRVLGELNEKLLDPSDVVVSASGSLPGDMQRVWRCRHRDTYHMEYGFSCMGYEINAAYGAQLALPNQRVYSLVGDGGFVMLHSELLSAVQEQVPFTVVLFDNHGFQVIDNLQTNQGISSYANEWRKRQGPEGKLLGDYLEVDYAKIAEGYGVTAYRVSTLEELRQAVTESKKVNGPVLIDVKVTEKSMTHGYESWWRVGVPEVSASPTVQAAHKDLKDHLKQVRLF, encoded by the coding sequence ATGAAAACGGTTCGCATGACCATGGCCCAGGCGCTTTTGCGCTTTCTGGATAACCAGTATCTGGAAGCTGACGGGCAGGAGTACAAGTTTGTCGAGGGAATTTTCGGAATTTTCGGGCACGGAAACGTGGTCGGATTAGGCGAAGCCATCGTGGAAACCGAGCACAATCTGGTTTTCCGCCAGGGAAAGAACGAGCAGGCCATGGCCCACGCGGCGATCGGCTTTGCCAAGCAGCAGAACCGGCGGCAAATCTATGCAGTAACCAGTTCGGTAGGTCCGGGAGCGCTCAACATGGTAACCGCCGCCGCTACGGCCACGGTAAACCGCATTCCCGTGCTCTTTTTGCCGGGCGACACCTACGCGTGCCGCCAGCCCGATCCTGTTCTTCAGCAGGTAGAGAACGAGTTCGACCTGAACGTTACCGCCAACGACGCCTTCAAACCGGTGAGCAAGTTCTGGGACCGCGTATCGCGTCCCGAGCAGCTCATGAGTTCTCTCATTCACGCCATGCGGGTTCTCACAGACCCTGCCCAGACCGGCGCTGTCACCATCGGAATCCCCCAGGACACCCAGGCTGAAAGCTACGATTATCCCGAGAGCTTTTTCCGCAAGCGGGTGCATCGGGTGAACCGGCCGCAGCTCCCGGAAAACGCTCTGGAACGACTGACCGATCTTGTTGCAGGCAGCAAGAAACCCCTCATGATCTGCGGTGGCGGGGTTCGCTACTCCGAGGCCCGCGAGGCCTTCGGGAAGATCGCTGAAGAGTTTGGCCTTCCCTTCGGGGAAACCCAGGCAGGAAAGGGTACCCTCGCCTGGGATCACGCCTGGAACCTTGGCGGTATCGGTGTAACGGGAGGCGAGGCGGCAAACGTGATCGCCCGCGATGCCGATCTGCTCATCGCCGTCGGAACCCGCCTGGGGGACTTCACCACGGCCAGCAAGATCGCTTTTCAGAACCCGGACCTCAAAGTGGCAGCGATCAATATCAACTCCTTCGATTCCTTCAAGATGGACGCCGAGTCCTTCGTGGGCGATGCCCGGGAGGTGCTGAACCAGGTTGCACAGAAGCTTCGCGATCGTCGATACCGCAGCGCCTACACCACCGAGGTCAGCCAGGCCCGGGAGGCCTGGACCACGGAAGTGGACCGCCTCTACAGCGAGGAAGATCCCCAGGGGCTCAGTCAGACCAGAGTTCTGGGCGAACTCAACGAGAAGCTCCTGGATCCCTCGGACGTGGTGGTGAGTGCCTCGGGAAGCCTTCCTGGAGATATGCAGCGGGTCTGGCGATGCCGTCACCGGGATACCTATCACATGGAATACGGCTTCAGCTGCATGGGCTACGAGATCAACGCAGCCTACGGTGCGCAGCTGGCGCTCCCGAACCAGAGGGTGTACTCCCTGGTAGGAGATGGAGGGTTTGTCATGCTCCACAGCGAGCTTCTCTCGGCTGTGCAGGAGCAGGTCCCCTTTACGGTGGTGCTCTTTGATAACCACGGATTCCAGGTAATCGACAACCTGCAGACCAATCAGGGAATTTCCAGCTATGCCAACGAGTGGCGCAAGCGGCAGGGGCCGGAGGGAAAGCTCCTGGGTGACTACCTGGAGGTGGACTACGCCAAAATTGCCGAGGGATATGGCGTTACAGCCTATCGCGTAAGCACCCTGGAGGAGCTCCGCCAGGCCGTGACTGAATCAAAAAAGGTGAACGGTCCCGTTCTGATCGATGTGAAAGTCACGGAGAAGTCCATGACTCACGGGTACGAGAGCTGGTGGCGTGTCGGGGTTCCGGAAGTTTCAGCGAGTCCCACCGTTCAGGCTGCGCACAAGGATCTGAAGGATCACCTGAAGCAGGTTCGACTCTTCTAG
- a CDS encoding 5-deoxy-glucuronate isomerase encodes MAIIQSGARLSAGMNHIIAEDGPYQDMLMDFAILRLSPGEVWTNSDPRERAFLLMTGTVTFAWSEGGAARSSQCTRRSLLDEDPSALHLCAGAEATLTAGPEGVEIALQSVGNTKAFAPRLWQPGEYRSDRFGEGTLQDTSTRTVRTIFDAATAPESGMVLGEVINYPGKWSSYPPHVHAQPEVYHYRFFPTQGFGFSQVGDEVYRVTNGDTVTIDSNVPHPQTAAPGYAMYYIWMIPHLPQDRFGPDSRIFQEEHTWVMNGDAPIWPDASLEEVMDHQGS; translated from the coding sequence ATGGCAATCATTCAAAGCGGAGCCCGGTTATCTGCGGGCATGAATCACATAATTGCAGAAGACGGACCCTATCAGGATATGCTGATGGACTTCGCCATCCTGCGGCTCTCTCCCGGAGAAGTCTGGACAAACAGCGACCCCCGGGAACGGGCCTTTCTGCTCATGACAGGCACCGTAACCTTCGCCTGGAGCGAGGGCGGGGCGGCCCGGTCAAGCCAGTGTACGCGCCGGAGTCTCCTCGACGAAGACCCCTCGGCGCTTCATCTCTGCGCCGGTGCCGAAGCAACCCTTACAGCGGGACCCGAGGGCGTCGAGATCGCCCTGCAGTCCGTGGGCAATACAAAGGCCTTTGCTCCCCGCCTTTGGCAACCCGGGGAATACCGCTCGGACCGTTTCGGCGAGGGAACGCTCCAGGATACCAGTACCCGCACGGTTCGCACCATCTTCGATGCGGCCACGGCCCCCGAGAGCGGCATGGTTCTGGGAGAGGTGATCAACTATCCCGGAAAATGGTCCAGCTATCCCCCCCATGTCCATGCCCAGCCCGAGGTATACCACTACCGGTTTTTTCCCACCCAGGGGTTTGGTTTTTCCCAAGTGGGCGACGAGGTGTATCGCGTTACCAACGGTGACACCGTCACGATCGACTCCAACGTTCCTCATCCGCAGACGGCGGCACCGGGCTACGCCATGTACTACATCTGGATGATCCCCCATCTGCCCCAGGACCGGTTTGGGCCGGATTCCCGGATCTTTCAGGAAGAGCACACCTGGGTGATGAATGGAGATGCCCCGATCTGGCCCGATGCCTCCCTTGAAGAGGTGATGGATCACCAGGGATCGTGA